A stretch of Cicer arietinum cultivar CDC Frontier isolate Library 1 chromosome 5, Cicar.CDCFrontier_v2.0, whole genome shotgun sequence DNA encodes these proteins:
- the LOC113784518 gene encoding uncharacterized protein, producing MARTKTSVRKNAFTYSSSSSSPTSDSEIHHSPSPPPRQSQPHISSYTTFSNYLSSSPKKNQNPLNPNPLSIVLPPLYPSPFPNLAQVPPHLRNPTPAKCRSMHILFGIGTSKTSNFKSPYFIISDSETDESSNTPPHTTPKEKTTTPTKSTKPITPSKPSFSSEPSQSTTPNQKMRLINEISVLPRTISVFLSKSKKPPPRSTKIKNTMTIAQFLARNNLRNPKRMKTHTPKQNFKNTEPTYLEHSPIPQCSPTLTPEFFPCRECSPDRMPSPSQNQECSPIQERSPTKPPPPSDPQEHSLFRDYPSSYTFSLTEIQMFSHSRTLIILHI from the coding sequence ATGGCTAGAACCAAAACTTCAGTACGCAAAAATGCCTTTACCTATTCATCGTCCTCCTCTTCTCCAACCTCAGACTCTGAAATTCATCACTCACCCTCTCCTCCACCACGACAATCTCAACCACACATTTCATCTTATACAACATTCTCAAATTATCTCTCATCATCCCCAAAGAAAAACCAGAATCCTCTTAACCCAAATCCTTTGTCTATTGTTCTTCCACCACTGTATCCATCTCCTTTTCCCAATCTTGCTCAAGTTCCTCCACACTTAAGAAATCCAACTCCAGCAAAATGTCGTTCTATGCACATTCTATTTGGCATTGGAACATCCaaaacatcaaatttcaaatcaCCATACTTCATCATCTCTGATTCAGAGACAGATGAATCATCTAATACTCCTCCGCACACCACTCCTAAAGAGAAAACAACTACACCAACAAAATCAACTAAACCCATCACACCATCAAAACCTTCATTTTCTTCTGAGCCATCTCAATCAACTACCCCAAATCAAAAAATGAGATTGATCAATGAAATCTCTGTACTTCCAAGAACCATCTCAGTCTTCCTGTCAAAATCAAAAAAACCACCACCGCGTtccacaaaaattaaaaacaccATGACAATTGCCCAATTCCTAGCCAGAAACAATCTTAGAAATCCCAAAAGAATGAAAACACATACACCCAAACAGAACTTTAAAAACACTGAACCCACCTATCTAGAACATTCTCCTATTCCACAATGTTCCCCAACCCTAACTCCAGAATTTTTTCCATGTCGAGAATGTTCTCCAGATCGTATGCCCTCTCCTTCCCaaaatcaagaatgttctccaattcaagaacgttctcctacTAAACCACCCCCTCCTTCAGATCCTCAAGAACATTCTCTATTTCGAGACTACCCTAGTTCTTACACCTTCTCCCTCACCGAAATCCAAATGTTCTCCCACTCTAGAACACTAATCATCCTCCATATATGA